Proteins encoded together in one Oryzias latipes chromosome 11, ASM223467v1 window:
- the dclk3 gene encoding serine/threonine-protein kinase DCLK3 isoform X3: MPNCTKKEALGFPRWHGARITRLYTTHAQEVKAVCDFFRGEAAFLALGKARPELSSLREALEELFPEHPNYRAHALKTWERKLHPSPNRATKADSGYSEGTDGSGANQEAHQSTHTHVKNLNRHTCQNADTPEKRNLDSQKSFKKVSCGKPAPLPNHLQRLRVKGGEKGPKPSLIGPFRNEDGLRDAGIPSGKLCENCTSRRAELQAPTGINKSLGMVPLPPVSRKQKGSSHTKQEAKNVDVGSNPSPPVAVNRDDEKSLTNSQTPAPLVDAADSQRRKAASLPSERSSVTLSDIERVYEFGRVIGDGNFAVVRECRRRDGGELLALKIVERSKLVGREHMMQNELSLLGSLCHPRIVRLFTHHHTRTHSYLVMELVSGGDLFEAISDRGKFPEAEAGLIVSDVSEALEYIHRKSIVHRDLKPENLLIERVAASVCRLKLGDFGLAMVVTEPVFTICGTPTYVAPEILHETGYGVAVDVWALGVILFVLLCGFPPFRSRERDQEELFKLIKQAQLHFPSPYWDSISEEAKSLVRCLLEVDPTLRLTAEQTLQHPWVKAMASVCMQRALTDRNQRKLQNAGAKIKDNSEELLTDKTEQHCGSKEKVTLRRKTQLSMRESDDNSPDLNLQSRSFDHNKTSESINQSMNNLIFQSKQNSHQRSPNRSPTQTTEDCKDLTET, translated from the exons ATGCCAAACTGCACTAAGAAAG AGGCTTTGGGGTTTCCTCGCTGGCACGGGGCCCGAATCACACGCTTGTATACAACACACGCACAAGAG GTGAAGGCTGTTTGTGATTTCTTCCGTGGTGAAGCAGCCTTCCTGGCTCTTGGTAAGGCCCGACCCGAGCTGAGCAGCCTGCGGGAGGCTTTGGAGGAGCTGTTTCCAGAACACCCAAACTATCGTGCCCACGCACTGAAAACCTGGGAGCGGAAACTCCACCCGTCTCCAAATAGAGCAACCAAGGCCGACAGTGGATACAGTGAGGGGACAGATGGCAGTGGGGCTAATCAAGAGGCGCACCAAAGCACACATACGCATGTCAAGAACCTTAATCGCCACACATGTCAAAATGCAGACACACCAGAGAAGCGTAATCTCGACTCTcagaaatcctttaaaaaagttTCTTGCGGAAAACCTGCTCCTCTTCCCAACCACCTGCAGAGACTGCGGGTGAAGGGTGGAGAAAAAGGGCCGAAACCATCTCTCATTGGTCCTTTCAGAAATGAAGATGGTCTGAGAGATGCTGGCATACCTTCAGGCAAGCTGTGTGAAAACTGCACTTCAAGGAGAGCAGAGCTTCAAGCTCCAACAGGGATCAACAAATCTTTAGGGATGGTCCCACTTCCACCCGTGTCCAGGAAGCAAAAGGGAAGTTCCCACACAAAGCAGGAAGCTAAAAATGTGGACGTGGGCTCCAACCCCTCACCTCCCGTGGCTGTCAACCGAGATGATGAGAAGAGCTTGACAAACAGTCAAACTCCAGCTCCTCTTGTGGATGCAGCAGACTCACAGAGGAGGAAAGCTGCGTCTCTTCCCTCCGAGCGCAGCTCCGTCACTCTGTCAGACATTGAGCGTGTCTACGAGTTTGGACGGGTCATTGGGGACGGTAACTTTGCTGTGGTGCGTGAGTGCCGCCGCCGTGACGGTGGAGAACTTCTGGCTTTGAAGATAGTAGAACGTTCCAAGCTTGTTGGTCGAGAGCACATGATGCAGAATGAGCTGAGCCTCTTGGGGAGTCTGTGCCACCCCCGTATAGTGCGACTGTTTACTCAccatcacacacgcacacactcgtACCTCGTGATGGAGTTGGTGAGTGGGGGGGACCTGTTTGAAGCCATCAGCGACAGAGGAAAGTTTCCAGAGGCAGAAGCAGGACTGATAGTGTCAGACGTGAGTGAAGCTCTGGAGTACATCCACAGGAAAAGCATCGTCCACAGAGACCTCAAACCTGAAAACTTACTG ATAGAGCGTGTTGCTGCCAGTGTTTGCCGGCTGAAGCTGGGAGACTTTGGCCTTGCCATGGTTGTGACTGAACCAGTCTTCACCATATGTGGCACGCCCACATACGTAGCACCAGAGATCCTCCATGAGACAG GATATGGCGTTGCTGTGGACGTTTGGGCTCTGGGTGTGATTCTTTTTGTCCTGCTGTGTGGCTTCCCACCGTTTCGTAGTCGGGAACGAGACCAAGAAGAGCTCTTCAAGCTGATAAAGCAAGCACAGCTTCACTTCCCTTCTCCCTACTGGGACTCCATCTCAGAGG AAGCTAAAAGTCTTGTCAGATGTTTGCTTGAAGTGGACCCCACATTGAGGCTGACCGCAGAACAAACTCTACAGCATCCGTGGGTGAAAGCAATGGCATCTGTTTGCATGCAGAGGGCGCTCACTGACAGAAATCAGAGGAAACTGCAAAATGCAGGAGCAAAAATCAAGGATAATTCAGAAGAACTGCTGACTGACAAAACAGAGCAACACTGTGGAAGTAAAGAGAAAGTCACTCTCAGGAGGAAAACTCAACTGTCAATGAGAGAAAGCGATGATAACTCCCCGGATCTGAACCTTCAATCCAGATCATTTGATCATAACAAAACTAGTGAATCCATTAATCAATCGATGAATAATCTGATTTTTCAGTCAAAGCAGAACAGTCATCAAAGGTCACCAAACAGATCACCAACTCAAACCACCGAAGATTGCAAAGATTTGACAGAAACTTAA
- the dclk3 gene encoding serine/threonine-protein kinase DCLK3 isoform X2 has protein sequence MRPSQKGRHGYETAKIAKWRMEGPLFPLLKHPGGASQPWPIHLHPAEHIHRPLIPLPRALFHTRYAEESAERPHLVTVVRPCQTALRKVTVLLNRRAVVSFEQLLLDISEALGFPRWHGARITRLYTTHAQEVKAVCDFFRGEAAFLALGKARPELSSLREALEELFPEHPNYRAHALKTWERKLHPSPNRATKADSGYSEGTDGSGANQEAHQSTHTHVKNLNRHTCQNADTPEKRNLDSQKSFKKVSCGKPAPLPNHLQRLRVKGGEKGPKPSLIGPFRNEDGLRDAGIPSGKLCENCTSRRAELQAPTGINKSLGMVPLPPVSRKQKGSSHTKQEAKNVDVGSNPSPPVAVNRDDEKSLTNSQTPAPLVDAADSQRRKAASLPSERSSVTLSDIERVYEFGRVIGDGNFAVVRECRRRDGGELLALKIVERSKLVGREHMMQNELSLLGSLCHPRIVRLFTHHHTRTHSYLVMELVSGGDLFEAISDRGKFPEAEAGLIVSDVSEALEYIHRKSIVHRDLKPENLLIERVAASVCRLKLGDFGLAMVVTEPVFTICGTPTYVAPEILHETGYGVAVDVWALGVILFVLLCGFPPFRSRERDQEELFKLIKQAQLHFPSPYWDSISEEAKSLVRCLLEVDPTLRLTAEQTLQHPWVKAMASVCMQRALTDRNQRKLQNAGAKIKDNSEEPPKIAKI, from the exons atgaGACCGTCACAAAAAGGTCGACATGGATATGAAACAGCAAAAATCGCTAAATGGAGAATGGAAG GACCTCTTTTCCCGTTGCTGAAGCATCCTGGTGGGGCTTCCCAGCCATGGCCGATACACCTGCACCCTGCAGAACACATCCACAGACCTCTAATCCCCCTTCCTCGCGCCCTCTTTCACACCCGTTATGCTGAGGAGAGTGCAGAACGCCCTCACTTGGTCACTGTTGTCCGCCCATGCCAAACTGCACTAAGAAAG GTAACGGTGCTGCTCAACCGAAGAGCTGTGGTGTCATTTGAACAGCTGCTGCTTGATATTTCAGAGGCTTTGGGGTTTCCTCGCTGGCACGGGGCCCGAATCACACGCTTGTATACAACACACGCACAAGAG GTGAAGGCTGTTTGTGATTTCTTCCGTGGTGAAGCAGCCTTCCTGGCTCTTGGTAAGGCCCGACCCGAGCTGAGCAGCCTGCGGGAGGCTTTGGAGGAGCTGTTTCCAGAACACCCAAACTATCGTGCCCACGCACTGAAAACCTGGGAGCGGAAACTCCACCCGTCTCCAAATAGAGCAACCAAGGCCGACAGTGGATACAGTGAGGGGACAGATGGCAGTGGGGCTAATCAAGAGGCGCACCAAAGCACACATACGCATGTCAAGAACCTTAATCGCCACACATGTCAAAATGCAGACACACCAGAGAAGCGTAATCTCGACTCTcagaaatcctttaaaaaagttTCTTGCGGAAAACCTGCTCCTCTTCCCAACCACCTGCAGAGACTGCGGGTGAAGGGTGGAGAAAAAGGGCCGAAACCATCTCTCATTGGTCCTTTCAGAAATGAAGATGGTCTGAGAGATGCTGGCATACCTTCAGGCAAGCTGTGTGAAAACTGCACTTCAAGGAGAGCAGAGCTTCAAGCTCCAACAGGGATCAACAAATCTTTAGGGATGGTCCCACTTCCACCCGTGTCCAGGAAGCAAAAGGGAAGTTCCCACACAAAGCAGGAAGCTAAAAATGTGGACGTGGGCTCCAACCCCTCACCTCCCGTGGCTGTCAACCGAGATGATGAGAAGAGCTTGACAAACAGTCAAACTCCAGCTCCTCTTGTGGATGCAGCAGACTCACAGAGGAGGAAAGCTGCGTCTCTTCCCTCCGAGCGCAGCTCCGTCACTCTGTCAGACATTGAGCGTGTCTACGAGTTTGGACGGGTCATTGGGGACGGTAACTTTGCTGTGGTGCGTGAGTGCCGCCGCCGTGACGGTGGAGAACTTCTGGCTTTGAAGATAGTAGAACGTTCCAAGCTTGTTGGTCGAGAGCACATGATGCAGAATGAGCTGAGCCTCTTGGGGAGTCTGTGCCACCCCCGTATAGTGCGACTGTTTACTCAccatcacacacgcacacactcgtACCTCGTGATGGAGTTGGTGAGTGGGGGGGACCTGTTTGAAGCCATCAGCGACAGAGGAAAGTTTCCAGAGGCAGAAGCAGGACTGATAGTGTCAGACGTGAGTGAAGCTCTGGAGTACATCCACAGGAAAAGCATCGTCCACAGAGACCTCAAACCTGAAAACTTACTG ATAGAGCGTGTTGCTGCCAGTGTTTGCCGGCTGAAGCTGGGAGACTTTGGCCTTGCCATGGTTGTGACTGAACCAGTCTTCACCATATGTGGCACGCCCACATACGTAGCACCAGAGATCCTCCATGAGACAG GATATGGCGTTGCTGTGGACGTTTGGGCTCTGGGTGTGATTCTTTTTGTCCTGCTGTGTGGCTTCCCACCGTTTCGTAGTCGGGAACGAGACCAAGAAGAGCTCTTCAAGCTGATAAAGCAAGCACAGCTTCACTTCCCTTCTCCCTACTGGGACTCCATCTCAGAGG AAGCTAAAAGTCTTGTCAGATGTTTGCTTGAAGTGGACCCCACATTGAGGCTGACCGCAGAACAAACTCTACAGCATCCGTGGGTGAAAGCAATGGCATCTGTTTGCATGCAGAGGGCGCTCACTGACAGAAATCAGAGGAAACTGCAAAATGCAGGAGCAAAAATCAAGGATAATTCAGAAGAA CCACCGAAGATTGCAAAGATTTGA
- the dclk3 gene encoding serine/threonine-protein kinase DCLK3 isoform X4 codes for MVTNSFEVKAVCDFFRGEAAFLALGKARPELSSLREALEELFPEHPNYRAHALKTWERKLHPSPNRATKADSGYSEGTDGSGANQEAHQSTHTHVKNLNRHTCQNADTPEKRNLDSQKSFKKVSCGKPAPLPNHLQRLRVKGGEKGPKPSLIGPFRNEDGLRDAGIPSGKLCENCTSRRAELQAPTGINKSLGMVPLPPVSRKQKGSSHTKQEAKNVDVGSNPSPPVAVNRDDEKSLTNSQTPAPLVDAADSQRRKAASLPSERSSVTLSDIERVYEFGRVIGDGNFAVVRECRRRDGGELLALKIVERSKLVGREHMMQNELSLLGSLCHPRIVRLFTHHHTRTHSYLVMELVSGGDLFEAISDRGKFPEAEAGLIVSDVSEALEYIHRKSIVHRDLKPENLLIERVAASVCRLKLGDFGLAMVVTEPVFTICGTPTYVAPEILHETGYGVAVDVWALGVILFVLLCGFPPFRSRERDQEELFKLIKQAQLHFPSPYWDSISEEAKSLVRCLLEVDPTLRLTAEQTLQHPWVKAMASVCMQRALTDRNQRKLQNAGAKIKDNSEELLTDKTEQHCGSKEKVTLRRKTQLSMRESDDNSPDLNLQSRSFDHNKTSESINQSMNNLIFQSKQNSHQRSPNRSPTQTTEDCKDLTET; via the exons ATGGTCACAAACAGCTTTGAG GTGAAGGCTGTTTGTGATTTCTTCCGTGGTGAAGCAGCCTTCCTGGCTCTTGGTAAGGCCCGACCCGAGCTGAGCAGCCTGCGGGAGGCTTTGGAGGAGCTGTTTCCAGAACACCCAAACTATCGTGCCCACGCACTGAAAACCTGGGAGCGGAAACTCCACCCGTCTCCAAATAGAGCAACCAAGGCCGACAGTGGATACAGTGAGGGGACAGATGGCAGTGGGGCTAATCAAGAGGCGCACCAAAGCACACATACGCATGTCAAGAACCTTAATCGCCACACATGTCAAAATGCAGACACACCAGAGAAGCGTAATCTCGACTCTcagaaatcctttaaaaaagttTCTTGCGGAAAACCTGCTCCTCTTCCCAACCACCTGCAGAGACTGCGGGTGAAGGGTGGAGAAAAAGGGCCGAAACCATCTCTCATTGGTCCTTTCAGAAATGAAGATGGTCTGAGAGATGCTGGCATACCTTCAGGCAAGCTGTGTGAAAACTGCACTTCAAGGAGAGCAGAGCTTCAAGCTCCAACAGGGATCAACAAATCTTTAGGGATGGTCCCACTTCCACCCGTGTCCAGGAAGCAAAAGGGAAGTTCCCACACAAAGCAGGAAGCTAAAAATGTGGACGTGGGCTCCAACCCCTCACCTCCCGTGGCTGTCAACCGAGATGATGAGAAGAGCTTGACAAACAGTCAAACTCCAGCTCCTCTTGTGGATGCAGCAGACTCACAGAGGAGGAAAGCTGCGTCTCTTCCCTCCGAGCGCAGCTCCGTCACTCTGTCAGACATTGAGCGTGTCTACGAGTTTGGACGGGTCATTGGGGACGGTAACTTTGCTGTGGTGCGTGAGTGCCGCCGCCGTGACGGTGGAGAACTTCTGGCTTTGAAGATAGTAGAACGTTCCAAGCTTGTTGGTCGAGAGCACATGATGCAGAATGAGCTGAGCCTCTTGGGGAGTCTGTGCCACCCCCGTATAGTGCGACTGTTTACTCAccatcacacacgcacacactcgtACCTCGTGATGGAGTTGGTGAGTGGGGGGGACCTGTTTGAAGCCATCAGCGACAGAGGAAAGTTTCCAGAGGCAGAAGCAGGACTGATAGTGTCAGACGTGAGTGAAGCTCTGGAGTACATCCACAGGAAAAGCATCGTCCACAGAGACCTCAAACCTGAAAACTTACTG ATAGAGCGTGTTGCTGCCAGTGTTTGCCGGCTGAAGCTGGGAGACTTTGGCCTTGCCATGGTTGTGACTGAACCAGTCTTCACCATATGTGGCACGCCCACATACGTAGCACCAGAGATCCTCCATGAGACAG GATATGGCGTTGCTGTGGACGTTTGGGCTCTGGGTGTGATTCTTTTTGTCCTGCTGTGTGGCTTCCCACCGTTTCGTAGTCGGGAACGAGACCAAGAAGAGCTCTTCAAGCTGATAAAGCAAGCACAGCTTCACTTCCCTTCTCCCTACTGGGACTCCATCTCAGAGG AAGCTAAAAGTCTTGTCAGATGTTTGCTTGAAGTGGACCCCACATTGAGGCTGACCGCAGAACAAACTCTACAGCATCCGTGGGTGAAAGCAATGGCATCTGTTTGCATGCAGAGGGCGCTCACTGACAGAAATCAGAGGAAACTGCAAAATGCAGGAGCAAAAATCAAGGATAATTCAGAAGAACTGCTGACTGACAAAACAGAGCAACACTGTGGAAGTAAAGAGAAAGTCACTCTCAGGAGGAAAACTCAACTGTCAATGAGAGAAAGCGATGATAACTCCCCGGATCTGAACCTTCAATCCAGATCATTTGATCATAACAAAACTAGTGAATCCATTAATCAATCGATGAATAATCTGATTTTTCAGTCAAAGCAGAACAGTCATCAAAGGTCACCAAACAGATCACCAACTCAAACCACCGAAGATTGCAAAGATTTGACAGAAACTTAA
- the dclk3 gene encoding serine/threonine-protein kinase DCLK3 isoform X1 — protein MRPSQKGRHGYETAKIAKWRMEGPLFPLLKHPGGASQPWPIHLHPAEHIHRPLIPLPRALFHTRYAEESAERPHLVTVVRPCQTALRKVTVLLNRRAVVSFEQLLLDISEALGFPRWHGARITRLYTTHAQEVKAVCDFFRGEAAFLALGKARPELSSLREALEELFPEHPNYRAHALKTWERKLHPSPNRATKADSGYSEGTDGSGANQEAHQSTHTHVKNLNRHTCQNADTPEKRNLDSQKSFKKVSCGKPAPLPNHLQRLRVKGGEKGPKPSLIGPFRNEDGLRDAGIPSGKLCENCTSRRAELQAPTGINKSLGMVPLPPVSRKQKGSSHTKQEAKNVDVGSNPSPPVAVNRDDEKSLTNSQTPAPLVDAADSQRRKAASLPSERSSVTLSDIERVYEFGRVIGDGNFAVVRECRRRDGGELLALKIVERSKLVGREHMMQNELSLLGSLCHPRIVRLFTHHHTRTHSYLVMELVSGGDLFEAISDRGKFPEAEAGLIVSDVSEALEYIHRKSIVHRDLKPENLLIERVAASVCRLKLGDFGLAMVVTEPVFTICGTPTYVAPEILHETGYGVAVDVWALGVILFVLLCGFPPFRSRERDQEELFKLIKQAQLHFPSPYWDSISEEAKSLVRCLLEVDPTLRLTAEQTLQHPWVKAMASVCMQRALTDRNQRKLQNAGAKIKDNSEELLTDKTEQHCGSKEKVTLRRKTQLSMRESDDNSPDLNLQSRSFDHNKTSESINQSMNNLIFQSKQNSHQRSPNRSPTQTTEDCKDLTET, from the exons atgaGACCGTCACAAAAAGGTCGACATGGATATGAAACAGCAAAAATCGCTAAATGGAGAATGGAAG GACCTCTTTTCCCGTTGCTGAAGCATCCTGGTGGGGCTTCCCAGCCATGGCCGATACACCTGCACCCTGCAGAACACATCCACAGACCTCTAATCCCCCTTCCTCGCGCCCTCTTTCACACCCGTTATGCTGAGGAGAGTGCAGAACGCCCTCACTTGGTCACTGTTGTCCGCCCATGCCAAACTGCACTAAGAAAG GTAACGGTGCTGCTCAACCGAAGAGCTGTGGTGTCATTTGAACAGCTGCTGCTTGATATTTCAGAGGCTTTGGGGTTTCCTCGCTGGCACGGGGCCCGAATCACACGCTTGTATACAACACACGCACAAGAG GTGAAGGCTGTTTGTGATTTCTTCCGTGGTGAAGCAGCCTTCCTGGCTCTTGGTAAGGCCCGACCCGAGCTGAGCAGCCTGCGGGAGGCTTTGGAGGAGCTGTTTCCAGAACACCCAAACTATCGTGCCCACGCACTGAAAACCTGGGAGCGGAAACTCCACCCGTCTCCAAATAGAGCAACCAAGGCCGACAGTGGATACAGTGAGGGGACAGATGGCAGTGGGGCTAATCAAGAGGCGCACCAAAGCACACATACGCATGTCAAGAACCTTAATCGCCACACATGTCAAAATGCAGACACACCAGAGAAGCGTAATCTCGACTCTcagaaatcctttaaaaaagttTCTTGCGGAAAACCTGCTCCTCTTCCCAACCACCTGCAGAGACTGCGGGTGAAGGGTGGAGAAAAAGGGCCGAAACCATCTCTCATTGGTCCTTTCAGAAATGAAGATGGTCTGAGAGATGCTGGCATACCTTCAGGCAAGCTGTGTGAAAACTGCACTTCAAGGAGAGCAGAGCTTCAAGCTCCAACAGGGATCAACAAATCTTTAGGGATGGTCCCACTTCCACCCGTGTCCAGGAAGCAAAAGGGAAGTTCCCACACAAAGCAGGAAGCTAAAAATGTGGACGTGGGCTCCAACCCCTCACCTCCCGTGGCTGTCAACCGAGATGATGAGAAGAGCTTGACAAACAGTCAAACTCCAGCTCCTCTTGTGGATGCAGCAGACTCACAGAGGAGGAAAGCTGCGTCTCTTCCCTCCGAGCGCAGCTCCGTCACTCTGTCAGACATTGAGCGTGTCTACGAGTTTGGACGGGTCATTGGGGACGGTAACTTTGCTGTGGTGCGTGAGTGCCGCCGCCGTGACGGTGGAGAACTTCTGGCTTTGAAGATAGTAGAACGTTCCAAGCTTGTTGGTCGAGAGCACATGATGCAGAATGAGCTGAGCCTCTTGGGGAGTCTGTGCCACCCCCGTATAGTGCGACTGTTTACTCAccatcacacacgcacacactcgtACCTCGTGATGGAGTTGGTGAGTGGGGGGGACCTGTTTGAAGCCATCAGCGACAGAGGAAAGTTTCCAGAGGCAGAAGCAGGACTGATAGTGTCAGACGTGAGTGAAGCTCTGGAGTACATCCACAGGAAAAGCATCGTCCACAGAGACCTCAAACCTGAAAACTTACTG ATAGAGCGTGTTGCTGCCAGTGTTTGCCGGCTGAAGCTGGGAGACTTTGGCCTTGCCATGGTTGTGACTGAACCAGTCTTCACCATATGTGGCACGCCCACATACGTAGCACCAGAGATCCTCCATGAGACAG GATATGGCGTTGCTGTGGACGTTTGGGCTCTGGGTGTGATTCTTTTTGTCCTGCTGTGTGGCTTCCCACCGTTTCGTAGTCGGGAACGAGACCAAGAAGAGCTCTTCAAGCTGATAAAGCAAGCACAGCTTCACTTCCCTTCTCCCTACTGGGACTCCATCTCAGAGG AAGCTAAAAGTCTTGTCAGATGTTTGCTTGAAGTGGACCCCACATTGAGGCTGACCGCAGAACAAACTCTACAGCATCCGTGGGTGAAAGCAATGGCATCTGTTTGCATGCAGAGGGCGCTCACTGACAGAAATCAGAGGAAACTGCAAAATGCAGGAGCAAAAATCAAGGATAATTCAGAAGAACTGCTGACTGACAAAACAGAGCAACACTGTGGAAGTAAAGAGAAAGTCACTCTCAGGAGGAAAACTCAACTGTCAATGAGAGAAAGCGATGATAACTCCCCGGATCTGAACCTTCAATCCAGATCATTTGATCATAACAAAACTAGTGAATCCATTAATCAATCGATGAATAATCTGATTTTTCAGTCAAAGCAGAACAGTCATCAAAGGTCACCAAACAGATCACCAACTCAAACCACCGAAGATTGCAAAGATTTGACAGAAACTTAA